A single region of the Gilliamella apis genome encodes:
- a CDS encoding ABC transporter permease, with translation MNTKENTSMNNSNFKESFFKVFRQYGGIVIGLIALFILFSFMNSNFLTSTNIMNIVLQVSIIAITAFGMTYVLLLGDIDLSVGSTIALTGTLAALALLWGLPFYLAIVIALLLSIAVGFINGSLTALAGIPSFIVTVATMGIFRGIAYIITDGKPEMIMDDVFLELGNGDIFSIPNPIWVLLILLLVNHFILSKTTFGRKIYITGGNKEAAVYSGINVKKLKIQVFMITALMAGISGLLLASRLYSGQPSTAQGYELDAIASAVLGGTSLNGGHGTIIGTMIGALIIGVINNGMNLMNIPYFYQLVVKGLVILLAVYIDVRNKKNRV, from the coding sequence ATGAATACTAAAGAAAATACCTCGATGAATAATAGTAATTTTAAAGAATCTTTTTTTAAAGTATTCCGTCAATATGGTGGAATTGTTATCGGGCTAATTGCTTTATTCATTCTGTTTTCATTTATGAATAGTAACTTTTTAACTAGTACCAACATTATGAATATTGTCTTGCAAGTATCAATTATTGCGATTACGGCATTTGGTATGACATATGTATTGCTGCTTGGTGATATCGATTTATCCGTCGGTTCAACTATAGCGTTAACAGGTACATTAGCTGCACTTGCTTTACTTTGGGGATTGCCATTTTATCTTGCCATAGTTATAGCTTTGTTACTTTCAATTGCGGTTGGTTTTATCAATGGTAGTTTAACGGCACTTGCTGGTATTCCATCGTTTATTGTGACTGTAGCAACTATGGGAATTTTCCGTGGAATTGCTTATATCATTACAGATGGTAAACCTGAAATGATTATGGATGATGTATTTCTTGAATTAGGTAATGGTGATATTTTTTCAATTCCTAATCCAATATGGGTGCTATTAATATTGTTATTAGTCAATCATTTCATCTTATCTAAAACGACTTTTGGTCGAAAAATTTATATTACTGGTGGCAACAAAGAAGCCGCTGTTTATTCTGGAATTAATGTTAAAAAATTAAAAATACAAGTTTTCATGATAACTGCATTAATGGCAGGGATCAGTGGGTTATTGTTAGCATCAAGACTTTATTCAGGCCAACCAAGTACTGCGCAAGGTTATGAATTAGATGCTATTGCTTCAGCAGTTTTAGGCGGAACAAGCTTAAATGGCGGTCACGGCACAATTATTGGAACAATGATAGGCGCTCTAATCATCGGTGTTATTAATAACGGCATGAACTTGATGAACATTCCTTATTTTTATCAACTAGTTGTTAAAGGATTAGTCATTCTATTAGCTGTATATATTGATGTTCGTAATAAGAAAAACAGAGTTTAA
- a CDS encoding sugar kinase, producing the protein MKKIFTLGEIVVEIMANQKGQLFTHDGLWKGPFASGAPAIFIDQVAKLDEPAAMISCVGNDGFGELNIKKLADDGVDISHIKVMDDQTTGSAFVTYHEDGSRDFIFNIKNAACALINEDMVSQKILEDCDHLHIMGSSLFSKQILDTAKKAIAIVKQNKGIISFDPNIRKEMLNLPGVKEALLAILQQTDIYLPSESEVTLLADTDNEKQAIDYFLNNGISSIVIKKGNKGASYYSANESFDVQPHLVTEIDPTGAGDCFGGAYVALIHKGFTAKKALTYANACGALAVTKQGPMQGTSTLEQLEKFLQK; encoded by the coding sequence ATGAAAAAAATATTTACACTAGGTGAAATTGTTGTCGAAATTATGGCTAACCAAAAAGGGCAATTATTTACACATGATGGACTATGGAAGGGCCCATTTGCCAGTGGTGCTCCAGCAATTTTTATCGATCAAGTGGCGAAATTAGATGAACCAGCGGCGATGATAAGTTGTGTTGGTAATGATGGCTTTGGTGAGTTAAATATAAAAAAACTGGCTGATGATGGTGTTGATATCTCTCATATTAAAGTTATGGATGACCAAACTACGGGAAGCGCATTTGTAACTTATCATGAGGATGGTAGTCGGGATTTTATTTTTAATATAAAAAATGCTGCTTGTGCTCTGATTAATGAAGACATGGTTAGTCAAAAGATTTTAGAAGATTGCGATCATCTACATATAATGGGATCTTCGCTGTTTTCTAAACAAATTCTTGATACCGCTAAGAAAGCTATAGCAATAGTTAAACAAAATAAAGGTATCATTTCCTTTGATCCTAATATCCGTAAGGAAATGTTAAATCTGCCAGGCGTTAAAGAGGCGCTGTTAGCAATATTACAGCAAACCGATATTTACTTACCAAGTGAAAGTGAAGTCACACTGTTAGCCGATACGGATAATGAGAAGCAAGCGATCGATTATTTTTTAAATAATGGTATATCTTCTATTGTTATAAAAAAAGGTAACAAGGGCGCGAGTTATTATTCGGCAAATGAATCTTTTGATGTGCAACCTCATTTAGTTACCGAAATAGATCCGACTGGTGCAGGGGATTGTTTTGGTGGTGCATATGTCGCCTTAATTCATAAAGGTTTTACAGCCAAAAAAGCCTTAACTTATGCTAATGCTTGCGGTGCATTGGCGGTGACAAAACAAGGACCAATGCAAGGTACGTCAACATTGGAACAGTTAGAAAAATTCCTACAAAAATAG